In a genomic window of Acidobacteriota bacterium:
- the rplS gene encoding 50S ribosomal protein L19: protein MNQLVDSIEKAQMRQHPEFIAGDTIRVHVRIKEGDKERIQLYEGVVIARKHSGVRETVTVRKISFGIGVERIFPLHATVIEKIEVTKRGRVRRAKLYYLRALRGKAARIRERDTRVTAHAKAAGQASKR, encoded by the coding sequence ATGAACCAGTTGGTTGATAGCATTGAGAAAGCGCAGATGCGTCAGCATCCGGAATTTATTGCCGGTGACACGATTCGCGTTCACGTTCGCATTAAGGAAGGTGACAAAGAGCGAATTCAGCTTTACGAAGGGGTTGTCATTGCCCGCAAGCATAGTGGAGTTCGTGAAACTGTTACGGTGCGTAAAATCAGCTTCGGCATCGGGGTCGAACGCATTTTCCCGCTCCATGCGACCGTGATTGAAAAGATCGAAGTCACCAAGCGTGGTCGCGTGCGTCGCGCCAAACTCTATTACCTGCGTGCTTTGCGCGGAAAGGCAGCGCGTATCCGGGAACGCGATACACGAGTTACCGCTCATGCCAAAGCTGCCGGTCAGGCCAGCAAGCGCTAG
- the trmD gene encoding tRNA (guanosine(37)-N1)-methyltransferase TrmD — protein sequence MRFDILTIFPKFFEGFLTHGIVRRAHEAHRIQVGVHDLRDYTFDRHHVVDDRPFGGSDGMVLKPEPIFRAVEALTHPEWSLPSDTNPNRDQSEVSIILLTPQGRLFTQAEAIRLSQKSQIVLICGRYEGVDERVARHVATEEISIGDYVLSGGEVAAMVVVDAVTRLLPETLGSSTSAVNESFSAGRLDYPVYTRPASYRGYDVPKELLTGHHGEIDKWRRRKALEKTLAYRPDLLSQRDCLDEVDQKILQDLLARKSNHTTE from the coding sequence ATGCGGTTTGATATCCTGACGATTTTTCCAAAGTTCTTTGAAGGGTTTCTCACGCATGGCATCGTGCGACGGGCGCACGAGGCACATCGGATTCAGGTGGGAGTTCACGATTTACGTGACTACACATTTGACCGTCACCACGTGGTTGATGATCGTCCTTTTGGGGGAAGCGATGGCATGGTGCTCAAACCGGAACCAATTTTTCGGGCGGTTGAGGCACTTACTCACCCAGAGTGGTCGTTGCCGTCTGACACCAACCCCAACCGTGATCAGTCTGAGGTGTCAATCATTTTACTGACACCACAGGGGCGCTTGTTTACCCAGGCGGAAGCCATTCGGCTGAGCCAAAAATCACAGATTGTTTTGATTTGCGGTCGCTATGAAGGCGTTGACGAACGGGTTGCACGCCACGTTGCCACTGAAGAGATCTCCATTGGCGACTATGTGCTTTCCGGGGGAGAAGTGGCCGCAATGGTGGTGGTGGACGCCGTGACCCGGCTTCTACCCGAAACGTTGGGGAGTTCAACCTCAGCCGTCAACGAGTCATTTAGCGCCGGACGACTCGATTATCCGGTTTACACCCGGCCTGCCAGTTATCGCGGCTATGATGTCCCAAAAGAACTTTTGACCGGACACCATGGCGAAATTGATAAGTGGCGTCGCCGCAAAGCTCTTGAAAAAACGCTGGCCTACCGACCTGATTTGCTCAGTCAGCGTGATTGCCTTGATGAAGTAGACCAAAAAATACTGCAGGATTTGTTAGCCCGCAAAAGTAACCACACTACTGAATAA
- the rimM gene encoding 16S rRNA processing protein RimM, translated as MNHPPTDRATLAVVLRARGLRGEVITHLLTDFPEHFDELEDVWLQYPSGEVKPVKLEESWFQNGTLILKFEGINTRTQAEALAKCKVQIPSDERVELEDDEFFVDSLIGCQVELADGQRIGQVVDVLAVGGGDTLVVRSPGADASDEEREHLIPFVESICSHVDVEARRIVVTPPEGLLEL; from the coding sequence ATGAACCATCCACCAACTGACCGGGCCACACTGGCTGTGGTGCTGCGGGCACGGGGGTTACGCGGGGAAGTGATTACTCATCTGCTGACCGATTTTCCCGAGCACTTTGACGAGCTGGAAGACGTCTGGTTGCAGTACCCTTCAGGTGAGGTCAAGCCTGTCAAACTCGAAGAATCCTGGTTTCAAAACGGCACGTTGATTCTCAAATTTGAAGGAATTAACACCCGAACCCAGGCGGAAGCACTTGCCAAATGCAAAGTGCAAATCCCTTCGGATGAACGAGTTGAGCTTGAGGACGACGAGTTTTTCGTTGATTCGTTGATTGGCTGTCAGGTCGAACTGGCCGACGGTCAGCGGATTGGCCAGGTGGTGGATGTTTTGGCGGTGGGCGGTGGTGATACGCTGGTGGTTCGTTCCCCAGGAGCTGACGCCTCAGATGAGGAACGCGAGCATCTGATTCCTTTTGTCGAAAGCATTTGCTCACACGTTGACGTCGAGGCGCGACGAATTGTGGTCACGCCACCTGAGGGGTTGCTTGAACTCTAA
- a CDS encoding KH domain-containing protein — MNRKRPSRSRSHSETDLHELVEHLAKSLVDLPEEVRVEEQSSAGTSVLELHIASSDIGKIIGKHGKTARALRTVLNAAAEKQSIRCALEIAEEGPSRHEPSTN, encoded by the coding sequence ATGAATCGAAAACGCCCCTCTCGATCTCGATCACATTCAGAAACCGACCTTCATGAGCTGGTTGAGCATTTAGCGAAATCACTGGTTGATCTTCCGGAAGAGGTTCGGGTCGAAGAACAATCATCAGCCGGCACCTCGGTTCTGGAGCTGCATATCGCGTCATCTGACATCGGTAAAATCATAGGCAAACATGGAAAGACTGCGCGAGCCCTGCGGACAGTACTCAATGCCGCGGCTGAGAAACAGTCAATTCGATGCGCGCTGGAAATTGCCGAAGAGGGACCATCCCGCCATGAACCATCCACCAACTGA
- the rpsP gene encoding 30S ribosomal protein S16: MLAIRMTRMGAKKRPFYRIVVTEKLSKRDGRFIEILGFYNPIAQPSQEAIRLNADRIAYWQERGAQPTETVRELFNKHLKPAA, encoded by the coding sequence GTGTTAGCGATTCGAATGACCCGAATGGGAGCCAAAAAACGTCCATTTTACCGCATCGTGGTAACAGAAAAACTGTCAAAGCGGGACGGGCGGTTTATTGAAATCCTTGGATTTTACAACCCAATTGCACAGCCTTCGCAGGAAGCCATTCGGTTGAATGCCGACCGGATTGCCTACTGGCAAGAACGCGGTGCCCAGCCAACTGAAACCGTTCGCGAACTGTTTAACAAACACCTGAAACCAGCCGCCTGA
- the ffh gene encoding signal recognition particle protein: MFEALSDKLKRALKNLRGQGRLTEEHIDLAMKEIRTALLEADVNFKVVKQFVEAVKQKAVGQDVLQALSPHQQVVKIVFDELRDMLGGESSDLEFNSNVKPNVVMIVGLQGSGKTTSTGKIARYLKTQMKRQPMLVSVDVYRPAARAQLSIIANAINIPVYEDATTNDPLELCRGAIKMAKQRGFDTVLVDTAGRLHIDDELMKELSNIKAELQPSETLFVADAMIGQDAVKSASEFHDKVGITGVVLTKMDGDARGGAALSVKHVTGQPIKFVGVGEKYEALEAFHPDRVAQRILGMGDVLSLIEKVQSEVDEDEAIRLQQRMMENKFTLEDYRAQLRQVKKLGSIDKLMSMLPDALLRSFGMARLTPEQSSLVGQKLKYTEAIIDSMTRKERDDHVLLTSSLSRRRRIAKGSGTSLRKVDELLQEYMMMRRMMRDVATSGLFGGVGGMGGMGGMMPQMPMPPMGGMGGMGGGMMGGGKRKKQKQHGGKKKRR, from the coding sequence ATGTTTGAAGCCTTATCCGACAAACTGAAGCGCGCGCTCAAGAACCTTCGCGGCCAGGGTCGGTTGACCGAGGAACATATTGATCTGGCCATGAAGGAGATCCGGACGGCATTGCTCGAAGCCGACGTCAACTTCAAGGTTGTGAAGCAGTTTGTCGAAGCGGTGAAGCAAAAAGCGGTTGGACAGGATGTCCTGCAAGCCCTCTCTCCACACCAGCAAGTCGTCAAGATTGTATTTGATGAACTCAGGGACATGCTTGGCGGCGAGTCCTCCGATCTGGAGTTCAATTCAAACGTCAAACCCAATGTTGTGATGATCGTTGGGTTGCAAGGATCTGGAAAAACCACCTCAACCGGAAAAATCGCCCGCTATCTCAAGACGCAAATGAAGCGTCAGCCCATGCTGGTTTCCGTTGACGTTTACCGTCCCGCCGCTCGTGCCCAGCTTTCCATCATTGCCAACGCCATCAACATCCCGGTGTATGAAGATGCCACCACCAACGACCCGCTTGAATTGTGTCGGGGTGCCATCAAAATGGCCAAACAGCGCGGGTTTGACACGGTGCTGGTGGATACTGCCGGTCGGTTGCACATTGACGATGAGTTGATGAAAGAGTTGTCGAACATCAAGGCCGAACTGCAGCCAAGCGAAACGCTGTTTGTGGCGGACGCGATGATCGGCCAGGATGCCGTCAAGAGCGCCTCTGAGTTTCACGACAAGGTTGGGATTACCGGCGTGGTGCTCACCAAGATGGACGGTGATGCCCGTGGCGGCGCGGCGCTGTCAGTCAAACATGTGACGGGGCAGCCAATCAAATTTGTCGGTGTCGGCGAAAAGTACGAAGCGCTCGAAGCCTTCCACCCGGACCGGGTCGCCCAGCGCATCCTCGGCATGGGTGACGTGCTTTCGCTCATCGAAAAAGTCCAATCCGAAGTGGATGAGGACGAAGCCATCCGCCTGCAGCAGCGCATGATGGAAAACAAGTTCACGCTTGAAGACTATCGCGCTCAACTGCGGCAGGTGAAGAAGTTAGGGTCTATTGACAAATTAATGTCAATGCTCCCCGATGCTCTGCTCCGCAGCTTTGGAATGGCCCGTTTGACGCCAGAGCAAAGCTCCCTGGTCGGACAGAAACTCAAATACACCGAAGCCATCATTGATTCAATGACCCGCAAAGAGCGCGATGACCATGTGCTCTTGACCAGCAGCCTTTCCCGTCGTCGCCGGATTGCCAAAGGCAGCGGCACCTCACTGCGCAAAGTTGATGAACTCCTGCAGGAATACATGATGATGCGCCGCATGATGCGTGACGTCGCCACCAGCGGCTTGTTTGGTGGGGTCGGCGGCATGGGCGGCATGGGCGGTATGATGCCGCAGATGCCAATGCCACCAATGGGCGGTATGGGCGGCATGGGCGGTGGAATGATGGGCGGTGGTAAACGCAAAAAGCAAAAACAGCACGGCGGCAAGAAAAAACGTCGTTAG
- the trxB gene encoding thioredoxin-disulfide reductase, producing the protein MSTQQNHHRVIIVGSGPAGWTAAIYVARANLTPLVFEGEAVEGGEVPGGQLMITTDVDNFPGFPNGILGPELMHNMKTQALRFHTQVISRRVTAVDFSVRPFVVDVGEDRYTCDALIISTGARAKLLNLPCETLLMGYGVSACATCDGFFFRGKEVAVVGGGDTAIEEAIFLTKFCPKVTIIHRRKSLRASKIMQDRAFANPKIEYKWDSVVDGVLGTRETGVSGLRLRNVKTDELEEFPCEGLFVAIGHQPNTTLFTGQLDLDPQGYILTKPGSTYTSVEGVFAAGDVQDFTFRQAVTAAGSGCMAAIEAERWLEEQAHKASSHTA; encoded by the coding sequence TTGTCAACACAACAAAATCATCATCGCGTCATTATTGTTGGATCGGGTCCGGCTGGGTGGACAGCCGCTATCTATGTGGCACGGGCAAACCTGACACCGCTGGTGTTTGAAGGTGAGGCCGTCGAAGGTGGTGAAGTCCCAGGCGGACAGCTTATGATTACCACCGATGTCGATAATTTCCCAGGATTTCCGAATGGAATTTTGGGACCGGAATTGATGCACAACATGAAGACCCAGGCGCTTCGGTTCCATACCCAGGTCATTTCCCGGCGGGTCACGGCGGTTGACTTTTCGGTTCGCCCATTTGTGGTGGATGTCGGGGAAGATCGCTACACCTGCGACGCACTGATTATCTCGACCGGCGCCCGGGCCAAACTGCTGAATCTCCCTTGCGAAACGCTCTTGATGGGCTATGGCGTCTCAGCCTGTGCGACCTGCGATGGATTCTTTTTCCGTGGCAAAGAAGTCGCCGTGGTTGGCGGTGGTGATACCGCGATTGAAGAAGCCATCTTTTTGACCAAGTTCTGCCCCAAAGTCACCATTATTCATCGTCGGAAGTCGCTCCGGGCATCAAAAATTATGCAGGACCGGGCCTTTGCCAATCCGAAAATCGAATACAAGTGGGATTCGGTTGTGGATGGAGTGCTTGGCACCCGTGAAACTGGTGTCAGTGGGCTGCGGCTCCGCAATGTCAAAACCGATGAATTGGAAGAATTTCCCTGTGAAGGGCTGTTTGTCGCCATCGGTCACCAGCCCAATACCACATTGTTTACCGGACAGCTTGATCTTGACCCGCAGGGCTACATTTTGACCAAACCTGGTTCGACCTATACCAGTGTTGAAGGGGTGTTTGCCGCTGGCGATGTCCAGGATTTCACCTTCCGGCAGGCCGTGACCGCAGCCGGATCCGGGTGTATGGCGGCCATCGAAGCCGAACGCTGGCTTGAAGAACAGGCCCATAAAGCCAGTTCGCACACCGCTTGA
- a CDS encoding NAD-dependent epimerase/dehydratase family protein, translating to MPRTPHKSSRPKRLLITGIAGGLATQVASAVPPDWEVVGIGRRPPQETLKRDIIFKQIDITKKTLEDLFRHEHFDAVLHLAVANDQHLPMKIRHTVNVIATMRLLDCCERHKIKEVILLSTSEVYGADPTNPIYLPEDSPLKAIQRFTEMGDKVEFDTYCRSWMYHVKDIKTTLLRPCYIVGPHVQNFLTTYLRYGIVPIPMGYDPMIQVIHERDMVEALLRVLANPKRGVYNVTGPGEVPLSVAIREAGGIAVPVVYALASPLMKLGWWVGISPFPVPQFDYLMYPCVIDGRKFQEDFQFKSEYNLHETLRTLRRAAVQMDRLDSMQSREEEEPEEEEELEEAEETRPHRSSSSGLKGIPRDRRQNLARPNQ from the coding sequence ATGCCGCGAACACCACACAAAAGTTCTCGTCCAAAACGTCTGTTGATCACTGGTATCGCGGGTGGTCTCGCCACTCAAGTCGCTTCGGCAGTACCACCGGATTGGGAAGTCGTTGGAATTGGCCGCCGCCCACCGCAGGAAACACTCAAGCGCGATATCATTTTCAAACAAATTGACATCACCAAAAAAACGCTTGAGGATCTCTTCCGCCATGAACACTTTGACGCGGTTCTCCATCTGGCTGTCGCCAATGACCAGCACTTGCCCATGAAGATCCGCCATACGGTGAATGTCATTGCCACCATGCGGCTGCTTGATTGTTGTGAGCGGCACAAAATCAAGGAAGTAATCCTGCTCAGCACCTCCGAAGTTTATGGCGCCGACCCAACCAATCCCATTTACCTGCCGGAAGACAGTCCGCTCAAAGCCATCCAGCGTTTTACCGAAATGGGTGATAAGGTTGAGTTTGATACTTATTGCCGGTCCTGGATGTATCACGTCAAAGACATTAAAACCACGTTGTTGCGTCCGTGCTATATCGTCGGCCCACACGTCCAGAACTTTTTGACGACCTACCTGCGCTATGGAATTGTGCCGATCCCGATGGGCTATGACCCGATGATCCAGGTCATTCACGAACGCGATATGGTTGAGGCCCTGCTCCGGGTACTGGCCAATCCCAAACGAGGCGTCTATAACGTGACCGGTCCTGGGGAAGTACCACTCTCGGTTGCCATCCGTGAAGCTGGTGGCATCGCCGTACCAGTGGTTTATGCGCTGGCCTCACCGTTGATGAAGCTTGGCTGGTGGGTTGGGATCTCACCTTTTCCAGTTCCGCAATTTGACTATTTGATGTATCCCTGCGTGATTGACGGTCGAAAATTTCAGGAGGATTTTCAATTCAAATCTGAATACAACCTCCATGAAACCTTGCGTACTTTGCGCCGGGCAGCCGTCCAAATGGATCGGCTTGATTCAATGCAAAGCCGGGAAGAGGAAGAGCCAGAAGAAGAGGAAGAGCTGGAAGAAGCCGAAGAAACTCGCCCACACCGGTCATCCAGTTCTGGGCTAAAGGGTATTCCACGTGACCGCCGACAAAATCTGGCACGGCCAAACCAGTGA
- a CDS encoding KpsF/GutQ family sugar-phosphate isomerase codes for MVAPVIETRKLTLRERARTVLNLEASAISNIATRLDDAFDAAVEQIANCRGHVVTIGMGKSGIVAQKVASTLASTGTPSFFLHPAEALHGDFGRVTPGDILLAFSYSGETEELLRLLPLIERSVDVALISIVGKTRSTLAKASQVVLDAGVNGEACPLGLAPTASTTAAMALGDALAMALLEYRGFQASDFAALHPAGQLGRRLLLRVFDLMHGGEQVPRVTFETPMSEAIIEMSRKGFGITTVVDENGCLLGVISDGDLRRLVERQHANALTVMAGDAMHVHHPRNPQPRTVTRSELATHALHLMESYRITSLVVVDEANRVEGLIHLHDLWKVFGNQ; via the coding sequence ATGGTTGCACCTGTGATCGAAACCCGGAAATTGACCCTGCGCGAGCGGGCACGTACTGTTTTAAACCTTGAAGCTTCAGCTATTTCCAATATAGCGACCCGACTCGATGATGCCTTTGACGCCGCCGTTGAGCAAATCGCCAACTGTCGTGGCCACGTGGTGACGATTGGCATGGGCAAAAGTGGAATTGTGGCCCAAAAGGTCGCTTCGACGCTGGCCAGCACCGGCACCCCGTCATTCTTTTTACATCCGGCTGAAGCGCTGCATGGTGATTTTGGTCGAGTCACCCCAGGCGATATTTTGCTGGCTTTTTCCTATAGTGGTGAAACTGAAGAGCTTTTGAGGTTGCTCCCGTTGATTGAACGCAGCGTAGATGTCGCGTTGATTTCGATTGTTGGAAAAACCAGGTCCACGCTGGCCAAAGCCAGTCAGGTTGTGCTGGATGCTGGTGTCAATGGCGAAGCCTGTCCACTTGGCCTGGCGCCAACCGCCTCAACCACGGCGGCGATGGCACTCGGAGATGCCCTGGCGATGGCGCTCCTGGAGTATCGTGGCTTTCAAGCGTCGGATTTTGCCGCGCTTCATCCGGCGGGTCAGCTCGGTCGCCGATTATTGCTCCGGGTTTTTGACCTGATGCACGGCGGCGAACAGGTCCCACGGGTGACGTTTGAAACCCCGATGTCAGAGGCAATTATCGAAATGTCGCGCAAAGGATTTGGCATTACCACAGTGGTTGATGAAAATGGGTGTCTACTCGGAGTCATTTCTGATGGTGACCTGCGCCGACTGGTCGAACGCCAGCACGCCAATGCCCTGACCGTGATGGCGGGAGATGCCATGCACGTTCATCACCCGCGCAATCCACAGCCACGCACCGTAACCCGTTCAGAGTTGGCCACGCACGCCCTGCATTTAATGGAAAGCTATCGGATTACGTCGCTGGTGGTGGTTGATGAAGCCAACCGGGTTGAAGGTCTGATCCACCTTCATGATTTATGGAAGGTTTTTGGAAACCAGTGA
- a CDS encoding PilT/PilU family type 4a pilus ATPase, with amino-acid sequence MSTANNFAQTFNQILQMMLSVSDKVSDLIFSPGRPPQVELLGQLRAVKIQGLEMLTPAHTHGITQVLLGANPHNAEKLEKNGSADLSYSVPGCSRFRVNVFMQRGTHAIVMRVIPNRIPSFEELSLPQQLKQISELKNGVVLVTGPTGSGKSSTLAAVIDLINQTKYYHIVTIEDPIEFIHPHKNSTIHQRELYSDTPDFALALRAALRQAPKVILVGEMRDRETVEIAMEAAETGHLVLSTLHTIDAAKTVDRIIGIFPKSEEHVVRTRLAQSFRYIISQRLMPRADRQGRIAAIEILRSTMRTREYIEKGESSGKTLVDAMRDGDNEGMQTFDSIIEKMIRSGLVSKEDGIAYASNPGNLLLQLNDMEDGAPPSAPQPPPAPPSSARQTGAYRFPGTPTGAHSPGSSGGGGGGGSMLDMIER; translated from the coding sequence ATGTCCACAGCTAACAACTTCGCACAAACCTTTAATCAGATTTTGCAAATGATGTTGTCGGTTTCCGATAAGGTCAGTGACTTGATCTTTTCGCCTGGGCGACCTCCGCAAGTTGAATTGTTGGGGCAGTTGCGAGCTGTCAAAATTCAGGGGTTGGAGATGTTGACGCCGGCACACACCCACGGAATCACGCAGGTTTTGCTCGGGGCCAACCCTCATAATGCCGAAAAATTGGAAAAAAATGGCTCGGCGGATTTGTCCTACAGCGTTCCAGGGTGTTCGCGGTTTCGGGTGAATGTCTTTATGCAGCGCGGGACACACGCCATCGTGATGCGGGTGATTCCCAATCGAATTCCGTCATTCGAGGAACTCTCGCTGCCGCAGCAACTGAAACAGATTTCAGAGTTAAAAAATGGCGTGGTGCTGGTGACTGGACCGACCGGAAGCGGAAAATCTTCAACGCTGGCAGCGGTGATTGATTTGATCAACCAGACCAAGTACTACCACATCGTCACGATTGAAGACCCGATTGAATTTATTCATCCACACAAAAACAGCACCATTCACCAGCGCGAGTTGTATAGCGACACACCGGACTTTGCGCTGGCGCTCCGAGCCGCCCTGCGTCAGGCCCCAAAGGTGATTCTGGTCGGTGAAATGCGTGACCGTGAAACGGTGGAAATCGCAATGGAAGCGGCTGAAACCGGGCACCTTGTGCTTTCGACGCTACATACCATTGATGCGGCCAAGACAGTTGATCGGATTATCGGGATCTTTCCCAAGAGCGAAGAGCACGTAGTGCGAACCCGTCTGGCCCAGTCGTTCCGCTACATTATTTCGCAACGCCTGATGCCCCGGGCGGATCGTCAGGGGCGAATTGCGGCAATTGAAATCCTACGCTCGACGATGCGAACCCGCGAGTACATTGAAAAAGGTGAATCCAGCGGAAAAACACTGGTTGATGCCATGCGGGACGGTGACAACGAAGGCATGCAGACTTTTGACAGCATCATCGAAAAGATGATCCGGAGCGGTCTGGTTTCAAAAGAGGATGGCATCGCCTACGCCTCAAATCCGGGCAACCTGTTGCTGCAACTCAATGACATGGAAGATGGTGCTCCTCCGAGTGCTCCCCAGCCTCCGCCGGCCCCGCCGTCATCTGCTCGTCAAACTGGCGCCTATCGGTTTCCAGGAACGCCGACGGGTGCTCACTCTCCAGGTAGTAGTGGCGGAGGCGGAGGCGGCGGAAGCATGCTCGATATGATCGAGCGTTGA
- the rfbC gene encoding dTDP-4-dehydrorhamnose 3,5-epimerase: MKFLPTDLPGVIIIEPTLFRDDRGFFLESYHLEKFRQGGIDISFVQDNHSQSVRGTLRGLHAQRQIPQGKLIRVIEGEIFDVAVDIRRTSPMFGKWVGVTLSAENFRQLYIPPGFAHGFCVLSEHAQVQYKCTAFYHPGDEIGIAWNDPTLAITWPVTSPLLSAKDQNALCLNDLLDMLPH; the protein is encoded by the coding sequence ATGAAGTTTCTTCCCACCGACCTTCCAGGTGTGATTATTATTGAGCCAACCCTTTTTCGTGATGACCGGGGGTTTTTTCTGGAATCGTACCACCTTGAAAAATTCCGCCAGGGAGGGATTGATATCTCTTTTGTGCAGGATAACCACTCGCAATCCGTTCGGGGAACCTTACGCGGCCTGCATGCCCAGCGACAAATTCCACAAGGCAAGCTGATACGGGTGATTGAAGGCGAGATTTTTGACGTGGCCGTGGATATTCGCCGCACGTCCCCGATGTTTGGAAAGTGGGTTGGTGTTACGCTTTCGGCTGAGAATTTTCGTCAACTCTATATTCCACCAGGGTTTGCGCATGGGTTTTGTGTTCTTAGCGAACACGCCCAGGTTCAGTACAAGTGCACCGCTTTCTACCACCCCGGTGATGAAATCGGTATTGCCTGGAACGATCCAACGCTGGCCATCACCTGGCCAGTGACGTCCCCTCTTCTTTCCGCCAAGGACCAAAACGCCTTATGCCTCAACGATTTGCTCGATATGTTGCCCCATTAA